In Alnus glutinosa chromosome 7, dhAlnGlut1.1, whole genome shotgun sequence, the sequence CAATCTCAGGCCCCAATCTTTTATAGTAGAGACAGAGCCAAACTTTTGTCGCATTCCTAATACTTGGACCTAAAGATGCATTTTAAAACACTAATCATGCTTAAGTGAGTCTAAGCAACCACGAGATTGGTGATCATCAACCATCTTCAAGCCAGCTAATAAGAGTGTAAACAATCAACTAAAGAACCCTAATTTCACAACACTAGAAATAGAGGTTTGTAATACAAATACTAAACCAAATCATGGGATTTTCTTTGTCCTTCTCCATGTCATGAATATATTTGTTTCATCTCCTAATTAATTATAGGTTTGGGTCAAAATAAGTgatactttcttcttcttctctttgcaTTCAAACAAGAGTAATGTGCACAATACGGGAACTACTTTATTCAGGACATAGAAGATAGAAACAATCAACCTCCCAATAAGGGTATCTAGTAATACCTGCGCGTGAAACCAAATTTTTCATAACCACGAGAAAACACCTCCAAACCACCTTCATGCTTGTCAATTTCCTCACGTAGTCTTTTGTATTGTCGATAACTGTAATTGATAAATATAAATAGCATACAATAAGTTAAAAATCAAGCATGTCAAAGAATATAGggtaaaaacaaaagaaacataatCAAACAACCGTTTAATTAACTAAAAACAGCAAAAAGCATTAGGTAGCAATAACCCTctagtcttgagtcttgacatAAATAAACCAGAAGACCTATCAATCACACTTAAAATTAAGAATGGAATCGTCATTTACAGCTTTGGGCCTTTTCTCAGGGAGAGTGATTAGTAAAGGTAACACTTTTTCTTAAGCTTCCGGCTGCAATTCAGATGGTCCTTGGTTGCACATCCGTGTTTGATCCTCAGAATATTCTCCAGGTACAATTTGATCTACCTTGCCACTTAAGCTATTAAAGCTAGTACAAGAGAAACATGAACAACACAAGAAGCAAATGACTAGTAATACAATTAGGTGACTCAGAAGAGGTGAGAACTATCTGGGTGCCTTGAAACCTAGCCTACATTCTGGTGAATTTATAGATTAAAATACAATGTTAAGGTGAGGCTCAGAAAgcctaaataaattaaaattatctaGTTAAAAACATTTCCCTTGGTATTGCTTTGGAGAATCACAGTTTACATGTTGGACACCAGATGAACAAGAACAGAAATATAAGGACACTTTGCATAAACTAAATCAGTAAGTCTGCTACTTCATTATGAGTTTTATAGACACTCCTATTCAGTTTGTGACTTACATCAGGTCCCTAAGAGAATTAAAAAGTACTCAATGAGGATGAAGGACTATACTAACTCCATGTGAATAATAACACCTTTTAGGGAACACAATGGCAAGAAGACCCAGCAAAACATATAACAGGAATAAAACAACCATAGGAATCAACAATATGTTCACTTGAGTTGCAACATGCACAACCTGAAGCAACTAATTGTGCACCCTATACTATTTTAAGTCCCCCAGCCCGAGTAGCTCAGACATTCCTTTCTCAATGTATTACTCCAATAAACAAAAGATCAAAATGCATCTCACCGGTAGTCAAGATGTTCACGATGACTATTCAGAAGTGGATCTATTTCATATATCCTTTGCCCAGTGCCAAGTGGGGGAATGGTCCTTGGTCTAGCTTCATCCTTTTTGATATTCTTTGTCCCATCAATAGGAGGAGATGCATCCTCACTCTGAGCTCTACCATCATCACTTGTAGCAGATTCTTGCTCATCATCAACCTCATTGTATCCACTAGTTTGTTCTACAAGCTTCTCTTCATCCTTGAGCTTCTTGTCAACTTCAATAGTTGGACCATCTACATCATGCAATACCTAAAAAAGATCATCAAGACATAACACAATTAACTAAAGTAGGTTAAGATTGTAAACAAAAATTGACTTTGTTTTGAGCATTAGGAAGACAATGACCATAAAAGATATAAGGctagaaaatataattaatacaGAACTGGAATAAATTTGATTAATCCatgtaaatgttatatattgtAAATATGTTGACATAGAGAACATCTACCGATTTAGTTTCACCATGACCGAATCCCAAGAAAAGATGTACCAtaacaaactccaaatcaaaatAGGAATAACTAGATCCCAACTACTCTATGATTTCAAAAACTTCACAATACTAAATAATATATAGGCAAATAAGTTCAGCTTGGACATTCTATTTTAGAATAAGCTAGGACGATACTCCCTTCAATTTTCCTAACCTCATCTTCATTGTCTTTCTCATTCTAATAATGTCACTAATGATGCCTTGCCCATCTGCATTCAGTTGATGGATTGCCTTTTCAGTAATTATTTCTTTTccgtttttcttttcctttctttttttttttttgggggggggggggggggggggtgagcCAAGAAAGCAATTACATGCAAGGGCCACATTTTCTGCAAAACCATCTTTTCTTGCATTTGGCTGCCCTCATGTCACTGATTATTACAATATTCCTTGCCATTAGTGCAGCAATCAGTTTCAGATTGAAAAGGATGCACTGATGCAACCCAACTTGCACATGGCTTCATGGAAAGGtttgagcaaaagaaaaagcttcaggGGGGACTGGCCTGCGATTCTGCAAATATCCGAGAGTTTGTATGACCCTCACTCGATGATCACACGAGCAAGATTAAGGCAGACTTTCGGGCGATCTTCGCCCGTTGGTTGCTCAAGCTCTACAGGAGGCAAATAGAAAGTTCGTTTGATGTTCGATTGACCTGACTCGAGCAAGAACGCGACTAATCACGGAACAGCAATCTCACGCGACAATCGCTCGAGCGAGAtgcgtttatttatttatttattttgtagatACATAAGAAACAACAAACAGAAGCTAAACCTAAAATAAAGCTTAAACAAAAGCTAAAATTAAAGCTAAAGCTAGATCTAAACAAGCCTAGGGAGGATCTTTACCGCTAACAATCGGGATAAAAGGGATAATAGGAGGATTGATGGGAATGCTGACAGAGTTAAATTTGGTTGCAGCCCAATGTGCCACAGAGTaagcacagaagtttgcacttctctTGACTTTCCGGGCTAATCATGAAGAATTAGTTGGGATAGAGTCGATAATATTATAAATAGTAGAGGAGATTCGCCAATCTTGGGCTACATTGGGCTTTTGAAGAGCCAATATAACTACTTGTGAGTCTCCTTCCAGGATAAACCATTTGAGATAAAGAGAAGATGCCAACGATGTAGCAAGACGAGCAGCTAAGGCTTCACCCATGTTTGGTGACATTTggggctaatttttttttgataagtaataaaagttttattaaaagcgtaaggcgcccctgagtacaccggaagtatacaaagaaGCAACCAAAAGCTAGCCAAAAGCAGAGCCCAAAAGAACCTAAAGGATCCCAAACAAACCCTACAAACTGAACAGCCCCAAATTTGAGAAATCATTCTGATAATATGGCCATTATGATTACGACAAACAACCGCTTGAGCCGAGAAAGAGTCTCTAATGGCTGTATCAAAGTTGACCTTGTACCAATTAGACGGAGGTCGGAGCTACTTTTCTACAGGGGGGCTGGATAGATGATTCCAGGCTGTAGAATGCTcaagaaaatttttatttatattccaTGAGACTTGGAGAGCATCATAGGAGATACCATTGTGGAAAGCCTTGTTGCAATAGAACTAAAGAAAATCACAAGTAACTGCTGCAAAAATTTGGAAACGATGGTGATCAACCTTTGGGATTTGTTGGGTAGAACCAGGAGAAATAATAATCTTGATCCAATCCAGCATATTTGAGAAATCCAAAGTTGTGGAGTCAAGCGGCCAGAAAGAGTTGCACCATACCACTCTAGCAAAGACACAATTAAAGAATAAATGTTGAAGTGAATCTTCCCCTACTTTGCAAAGAAGACAAGTTGCATCAGAGTCCAAAAAGGGGATTATGGAATTTAGTCAAGCCTTTGTTGGAAGAATATTCCAAGCAATTTTTCAGATAAAAAGTCTGAGTCTATCATTTAATTTCAGTTTCCAGATGTCTTTCCATAAGGAAGTAGAGATTGGAGATATTGTAGCTGAAAAGTTGTTATCCAAAATAGCAAGATAGGCTGAGTTAGTTGTGAAACGACCTGAACATGAGGGAGTCCAAATAAAACTTGGCTTTGACTCTGTAGAGATAAGAATATGGGAAATTTCTCAAGCAGATGTGGTATCAAATACAGAATTTAATGCCAACAAATTCCATTGTGTAGTCCCGGGGATAATTAAATCCGAAATAAGTAGTGCTGGAAAATTCCTATTGTGAGGAAATTTCGGAGATGGTTTGAATGAGGGAATGGTTGGAATCCAGGCAGTGGTCCATATAGGGAAATCTGAGGTCTTTGAGACTTGCAAGCAAGCATCCGAGATAAGTAGAGATTTACATTTTTGAATGCCCTTCCAAAGCCAAGATGTAGATTGAGAAGAGGGGGATGAGAAAAAGGTTCCATATCTGATATATTTCCTTTGTAGTTGTTGGACCCACATATTCTCAGAATTGTTGAGAATTTTCCAACCCAGTTTCGCAATGAGAGCTAAGTTGGTGGCTTTCATACTACGAAGTCCCAATCCTCCCTTATTTCAAGGAATACAAATGGATTTCCAAGATTTGAGAAAGAGATTCCGAGATTTTTCCCTTGGAAAGCCCCACCATAAATTTTTGAAGTTTCTATCTAGGGTTTTGCAAATTGAAACTGGAAGAATAAAGGTACTCATCACATAATTTGGAATTGTTGTAGCAGTTGCTTTGATAAGAACAGTCCTCCAGCTTGAAACATAATTTTTGCACGCcatccatttattttttataaaaccttATCCAAAATAGGTTGAAACgcttctttttttgatttccCAATGATAAAGGGAAGTCCAAGATAATATGAGGCTGATGAGGTAGGTTTATAGGGAATAATACCTTTGATGCTATTGATGGATGAAGCTATAGTATTTTTGCTAAAGAGAATCGAGGACTTATCAGCATTCACTTTTTGTCCTAACCAGCTGCAATAGGAATCCAGACATGATTTAATGACATTTGCCTCTGAAGATGTAGCCTTTGCGAAGATGATGAAATCATCTGCAAATAGAAGATGTGTAATGGGAGTACAATTTTTGGCTATTTTGATGCCCTTGAGAAGACCAATAGATTCTTGCTGATGGAATAGTCTCGACAAAACTTCTGTACCAAGTATAAACAAGAAGGGAGATAGAGGATCCCCTTGACGAAGTCCTTGACTAGGAGTGAAAAATCCGAAGTGAGATCCATTAATAAGGATGGAAAAAGAAGTCGACGAAATACAAATACGAATCCAATCTATCCATATAAGGTGAAAACCCAGTTTTAACATGATGGATAATAAGAAATCTCATGCCATTCAGACAAAagctttttccatatcaatTTTGATAGCCATAAGACCCTGTCTTCCTTGTTTGGATTTAAGAGAATGGAGGAGTTCATATGCTAATATTGAATTATCTTGAATGGTCCTGAAAGGGACAAATGCAGATTGATAAGGGGAGATAAGTGATGCAAAAGACTTCTGAACCTGTTTGCCAAAAtcttggaaataatcttgtagattaTATTGCATAGGCTGATTGGTTTGAAATGATTGGCCGAGAATGGACCCAGTTGTTTGGGAATAAGAGCAATAAATGTGTGGTTTTGTTCCTTCAATAGATGATTCTTTAGGAAGAAATTCCATGCACAGTTCAGAACCACCATTTTGACAATGCTCCAGTATTTATGATAAAATAAAGCTGTAAAGCCATCCGGTCTTGGGGCTTTAGTAGAGCCAATACTGACTAAAGCATCAAAAATTTCCTTCTCAGAGGGGATGGAGCATAGAGAAATGTTTTCTTCAGAAGATACTGAGCAATTCATCAGAAATACCAGGTTTCGAGGAAcagaataatgatttaaaatgaTTGCTCAAACGGGGTACCAATTGTTGGTCTATCAAAGATCCACGCTCCATTAGGTACTGGAAAAACTTTGTATTCAAATCCTTGCAAGTAAGCCAAGTTTCTCTAGATTTATTTTTCCATAAGATTTCTTCTTGAAGATAAAGATCATCCAAAGCTTTTTTGAGAACAAGATCATCTTGATACGGTTGAGAGAAATTACTAGAATTTTGAACAATGTCAATCTGATTAGAGAGAGAGTTGGTTTTCTGCTGaatattttccaaaagaaaGATTATTCCAAATCTTTAGAGCAGCTTTAGTGGATTTCAATTTCCGAGACAAAATATAAGCAGGAGAGCCAGTAATATAAGAATTCCATGCTGCCATAATAGTTGATCTATAGTCTGGGTGCTTTGTCCAGAATTCTTCAAATCTAAATGGTCTTGGTAGATGAAGATTAGGTGTGGCAATATCTAGAATAATCAGATTATGGTCCACGCTAAGAGCTGGGAGATGAAGGATAGAGAAGGAAGGGAAGAGATAGATCCATTGAGTGGAGGCTATACCTCGGTCCAAACATTGTTTAATAAGATTTATGCCTTCCCTATGATTAGACCAGGTAAATGGGTTTCCAAAAAAGCCTAAATCAACCATgccaaataaattcaaaaaggtTCTGAAGAAATCTTGAGACGAGCAAGCATAGGGCAATCCATCCATTTTTTCtgtttgatttaaaatcatattGAAATCACCAATGCACAACCAAGGTCCAGTATGATTAGTACGAATTTTCGTAATATTTTCCCATAAATGTAACTTGTTAGAAGCATAAGGAGAACCATAAATACAAGAAAGCATCCACGGGTGATTGGGGGGATCAGAATAACACCAAGCAGTTCTTGTATTAACATTAGTCAGAAAACACTCAAGTTTTACACCGTTATGCCATGCTAACAAAAGACCTCATTTAATACCAACAGGACGAGCATGAGCCATCAAAAAGAAACCCAGTCTATTCAGGATAATACAAGCATCATGAGGAGGAATTTTAGTTtcagagagaaacaaaaaatcaGGAGAGTGTTTTCTAACCTTTTCCCTAAAGCTGCGAATTGTAGAGGCACGGGCTAACCCTCTACAATTCCAAGCTAATATCTTCATTGATGAGGAGGAGGACCAGACTGGTCCGCCCCCTTTTCTTCAGTGTTGGCCAAAGATTGAGATTCCATTTCGGAATCGTACGCAGCTGGATTAAAGAGTCTTTGTCCCCTTGCAGCTTGAAAGAACCTTGAAAAAATCCTTGCAGAAGATACCATATCAGCCATGGTAGTTGCAGCCTCATGAGGAAGAGAGGTGTGAGTGATCCCAGGTTGATCGAAAGAGACTTGCGGGAGAGAGAGTTGAGGAACTGGGACCAAGGGCCTATTAGTTGGCTATTCAAAGATTCTCAGAGGTATTGGCAGTGAGCTAGCTAAGAAGGAACCCATTGGACGCAAAGGAGGGGCAGAATCTTTCAAGGATGTCAAGGATAGAGCAGCAAGTTCCATATTCGAAATAGATTCAGAGGAGTTCTTTGGAACTTTGTGTTTCTTGAGAATGGCAAGGGGTATATCATCAGCATCAAACCAACCTCTTTTTTTTGCAGATGAGGGTTGGCATATATCTGGAGAAGGAGGAAGAGAGGGTGTTGGGGGAGTGGGGAAAGTAACAGAGGGAAGGGGAGGAGAGGATGGGTTAGTGGCATTGGTGAATTAAGGATGGAAACAGGTAAGTTTTGGTGAGGAGCGTGGTGTATATCATCAGCATCAAACCAACCTCTTTTTTTTGCAGATGAGGGTTGGCATATATCTGGAGAAGGAGGAAGAGAGGGTGTTGGGGGAGTGGGGAAAGTAACAGAGGGAAGGGGAGGAGAGGATGGGTTAGTGGCATTGGTGAATTAAGGATGGAAACAGGTAAGTTTTGGTGAGGAGCGTGgtgtttttttaaagggttgTCGATGTGGGCTTGTGAAAGAAGGGGAAATGAGATGGGTTCGGTTTTCAGGAGGGAGAATGATGGGTGCATAGGAGGGTTGAGATTGGAGTGGAGACCTTGTAAATTGGGTTGGGCCGTGTATTTTAGGTTGGGCCCAGGATGACAGAAAATCAGTGAAATGGGCTGGGTGGAGAAGGGTTGGGTTGCTTGTAATTCCTTGTATATTAGTAATGGTTGAGTCCATGAGAGAAGGGTGGGTATTTCCGTAAATGCAAGAGGTAGGAAAATCTGGAGCATTAATGGAAGGATAAGATTGTGGGAAAGGAAGAGATTGCATGGGGACTAGGGGGGATTTACCTTTGTCGTGAGATGAATATCTCGCTTGAGTTGGAGAACTTCCACTAACTATTTGCGACGTGGCTGCAAAAGAACCACTTGGTTTGTGAATTGTTGACGCAAGAGATGCATGATGATGGTCAGACACTTGAGTGATAGAGAGAGGTTGGATTGTACTTGAGTTGAAGGGGGTAATGCCACGTGTACTGACATCTGGGACAAAGTGACTCGAGGAACCAGCTAGAGATGAGTTGACTCGATGCCATGAGAGGAGCTTGAGTGAGCTTCAGATCGAGAATGAGTTGTACCATCCAATGAGATACCGGAATCAGAGTCTTCCcgtaaagaaaatgaaacattCCTGAGACTGGAGAAAGAAAAGGCTTGAAGAGGGATATTGTATTTGGCAAGAGGATATGGTTGTGGAGGATTTGGACAACTGGGTTTTTTGTGTCCAATGAGACCACACAACGTACAGTAATCACCAAGCCTTTCATGCCTGAAGCTAATCCAAAATGGTTCTTTATTAGGTCGAGGAAGATTGAAACCAGGGACCAATGGAAGAGAAGTATTCAGTTCAACACTGAAACGGAGGTGTTGACGGCAAATAAGACCCGAATTATCTAGATCATCTGCCTCCAAGAGTGATCCCAGAGCCTTCCCAATTATGATAGTATTACGAGTTGTCACATTTTGTCGAGGTAGCCCATGCACCTGTATCCAGAAGGGACAAAGATGCAGCACAATTTCATCAATTGCGAAATCTGGAGACCAAGGATGAAGTAGAAGTAAAGATCCTCTGATGTTCCAAGGACCTTGATGAAGGATGCGATCAAGGTGGTCTTGGAGGGGAACTCTGATTAAAAACTTGTTGGGAGCAAGAACTTCAATAGCTAGAGGAGCAGCAAAATTCCAAGTTGCGACTAGAGTAGCTCGAACCAGCtgtgagtttatgggttttaaGGCTAGTAGTTTGCATATAAGAGCAAAAGCTTCTTGGTTAGGAGGAGCTTCTTCAATGACATCTAGTTTGGGAAAATCCCATCCAAGGGCTTCTGTTTCTACAATTAGTGCTTGAAGTGCTGCTTGAGATGGATCCATGAAGAAAGACAGGAAAATGAAAGGTGATGGAGAAAAGGGTTGATGGAAGGGGTATCAGAAAGAAAGACAAGAGTCTTTAGAAGTTCAATcctaaaaagagagaaagaggagcTCAGAGAGACTGAGCGAGCTTACAAAAGTTTAGATGCGTTTATTTTTAATAGACgctagttttgtaatttttgcttTTAGGGCTGTATCCATTCTATTTAAGCACAATAAGGCCGGCTTGGCTAACCAACTATTCATTGTAATCAGTTTTCTCAATAAGAGTACTCCAACAAGAGTTTTACCTCAGTTTTTCCATTAATTCTTAGAATTTTCCTAGGTCTTATAGGAGTTTCTTGAGTTCGATGATTATGTTCCCACATGCCACGGTGCATTATGTGTTCATTTCCAAGCAACTAATGGTTGTTCAAGAAGAAAATTTCCAAAAAATGTCATTGTTGATTGTTAGAACTAACTAGGCCAAAACCCTTGCTCGGAGGATCCTATTTTTTCAATCAAACTGTTATCAACAcacttgaattttattttttttggataagtattgaagttttattagaaaaacgAGACCATGATTATACAGAATTTATACAAATGATTCACCAAAATAATCATGCAAAACTCAGCAAGTCtataaaatctaaaaagaagaaagctaGATGCATCAAAAGCAGGCATCCACTCAGACAATGATCTCAAAAATTAAAGACTTATGCCGAATTGTAGAAACCTCAATACTATTAAAGGTCCTGTTTTTCCTCTCCCAGACATTATACATAGAGGAGAAGCATTCCATATTGGTCCATTACTATGCCTTCCTAAAAGCCCTTAATTTgaacaaaacacacacacacacacacatcaatAACATGCAAAGGCATCACCAATTGAACTCCAAACAAAGAGATGGCGGAAGACAACAAGTCTTGAGCAACAGAGTAATGAAGCCATAGATGTTCGACTGATTCTTCACCAGACTTATGACGCCTAGGTGGTAGCATTTTTCCTCCATTATATTCAAGTCCGACAACTCCACATGCTGctgattattttgttttaaaatgtcCCCGGTAATAATCATCTAATAATTCTGGACTGAGTTCTGCCAAAACCCAATCTAGCGTGCATTACTCTTCAATAAATTTCTGAGACCAATCATTTTATTTCTACAGCATATATAAGACATTAAAACCACAAACACAAGAAAGTCTGCTTCAATGAAGATATACAGAACTACATATGGAACAAGGATTTTATTAGATGCAGCAACGGCTAATGATGAGGAGTCAGAATCGGAAGAAGACATTCCAGCAAAGATCATCCCTGTAAACAGTCATCAAATTAGTTTTATATAAATGATAACAGGAACTGATTGCAAATATACAGTCATCAGCtgaacataaatataaaatacttgTTAAAGACTAAGCGATTCATTTTAAAGGCAATGCCTCCACACAGTTGCTGCAAGTTATTTGTGATGATTTGAATATATCTTCTTCTGAGTATCCATAAAATTGAACTTTCTTCTGGAGCAATCAGGAAGTCCGTTTTACTTCTATTCCTTCTATTTTCCGAATCAAACTCCGCACTGGAAATTAGACCTCTCGGACACTCACATGATCCGAGCACTGATAGCAATTGCGAAGGCCGAAACAAAACAGGGCTCTCATATACCGGAAACCCCTCAATCTAATATATACACCTATGTCCATGTGTGAGAATGTGTGCATGGTTAAAGCTACAATTGGTAGCACACCATCCTCAACATATACTCATTGAGCATATGAAACAGACTCCCAAGCTCCGAGAAAAAAACAAGCAACAAATAGAAAGAAATTGAAACCAAAGAAAATTGAGAAGGTTCATAGAATCATAGAGATGGTTATATTACGAGAAAACGAGTCCTTCTTCAGCAAGAGTGACCGATTTGTGCTCCGACTGCCATAGGAGCCCGATCGCGACCACTTGCACGTTGATGGAGCCGCAGGGAATCGTATACCTGAGATCGTGTAGATCATTTTCTACAGCTTTTGGAATACCGAGACACAGATCTAGACTCTCCACCGAGTGTGAGAGAGACTCCGTGTGTGTATGCGAGTGAGTGTTAGAGTGGAAGGCGCCGAGGGAAGCGTGAACAGAGAAACGGGTGCT encodes:
- the LOC133872627 gene encoding uncharacterized protein LOC133872627: MDPSQAALQALIVETEALGWDFPKLDVIEEAPPNQEAFALICKLLALKPINSQLVRATLVATWNFAAPLAIEVLAPNKFLIRVPLQDHLDRILHQGPWNIRGSLLLLHPWSPDFAIDEIVLHLCPFWIQVHGLPRQNVTTRNTIIIGKALGSLLEADDLDNSGLICRQHLRFSVELNTSLPLVPGFNLPRPNKEPFWISFRHERLGDYCTLCGLIGHKKPSCPNPPQPYPLAKYNIPLQAFSFSSLRNVSFSLREDSDSGISLDGTTHSRSEAHSSSSHGIESTHL